One window from the genome of Bombus huntii isolate Logan2020A unplaced genomic scaffold, iyBomHunt1.1 ctg00000062.1, whole genome shotgun sequence encodes:
- the LOC126876065 gene encoding uncharacterized protein LOC126876065, protein MRHLDLLFDYPKIVKETPEAIDDFLETVKINLQALKNLGDPIISNTVLIKLLTWKLPPAIIRKWQCTLPDKKLPSYKHLIDFLQTRTNGDRTSSAFTATKRASEPPNRQRPSASRSHAFTATLKTPVCPDCRGQHELRYCDVFKAKSPRERLDTAKRASLWTEPPKTDSLTSPPSGPLHRDLLVTAQVNILDNRTQPFRCRALLDTGASMNFITERLANSLRLNQRKCSVPIGTLNTLSTTSKRYITATITSVDGTYERTWTFLIIPTISTSIPDQPVDRSTIQIPRNLRLADPRFHRPAPIDVLLSAGPTLASLCVGQLDISQANGTDLRLQKTRFGWVIGGSPASQPPAHAFHASTTALQADLARFWEIDEGPPTAHISEAERQCEEHFRNHVQRTHEGRYMVALPFNETTPSLGSSRAMAMKRLISLCRRFQRDKRFEADYHAVIQEYLALGHMTKVTTDHCTDDGYFLPHHGVIKESSQTTKLRVVFDGSAPTTTGVSLNDVLHTGPKLQDDLYSILLRFRAHQYVITGDVEKMYRQFLVRPEDRKFQQILWRNADGEVDTYQLNTVTFGLSAAPYLAIRCLKQLADDEGHRYPRAATVLQRDFYVDDVLTGVDTRVEAQSLRTELTELLKLAGLNIRKWASNDRELLRGFPETDINDKLLLGESQTFKTLGVVWNSFDDSILYSVKTNDADSRITKRTISSEIAKIYDPLGLLAPVIVRAKMLLQRLWTLKINWDESLPADVHTEWSKYYAQLPLLNNVEFPRKTIINPAAEIQLHGFCDASERAYGACVYLRTITLDGQVCTRLLTAKSKVAPLKSLTIPRLELSGALLLASLATTVLQALPSNIARTVYWTDSTIVLHWINTSPHTLKTFVANRVTEIQRKTHASDWRHIPTTDNPADLISRGQLPEDFLKTTIWQHGPEWLQQPEEYWPTWNPVPLNETPEQKRATCLSATPADHSILGRFSSWPKLIRIAARCLRWRQTRDRGKPLTMHELTNAHNRLIKLLQACYFSDEIRALRSDRNSAMKGKLQRLNPFLDKDGMLRVGGRLSHSPMPFNQKHPIILPKSSVTALIIEHEHLLNLHTGTQATLYALRRSYWPIDGRSQVWSTLKKCVRCCRANPPPVDYIMGDLPAARITESRPFTNVGIDYCGPFYIKERKDRNRLKIKVYVAIFVCLAVKAVHIELVSDLTSEAFIAALRRFIARRGFCGTIYSDNGTNFVGANNELRELRNLLQSDDHKAQVQSFLADRRIEWHFIPPNLPHFGGLWEAAVKSFKRHLRRVAGNELLTFENLNTLIIEIESILNSRPLTPISSDPNDLLVLTPGHFLIGDSLTSFRERDFRDTPSNRLSCWQHIQKLKQHFWRRWHREYLNELHIRNKWNKGSHDIREGTIVLLREDNVPPMQWPLGRIIKAQPGADGIIRTAIVRTATSTLERSIKRMVPLPSRTTPDDSEPINSPKSDKRST, encoded by the exons ATGCGCCACCTAGACTTGCTTTTCGACTATCCGAAAATAGTTAAGGAGACACCCGAAGCCATAGATGACTTCCTCGAGACGGTCAAAATAAATCTCCAAGCGTTAAAGAACCTCGGTGACCCTATCATATCAAACACCGTTCTGATCAAATTACTTACATGGAAGCTACCCCCAGCCATCATTCGCAAATGGCAATGCACCTTACCAGACAAGAAATTACCGTCATACAAGCACTTGATAGACTTCTTGCAAACACGGACGAACGGCGATAGAACAAGTTCAGCATttaccgctacgaaaagggcCTCCGAACCACCCAACCGTCAGCGACCGAGCGCGTCGCGAAGTCATGCATTCACCGCGACGCTCAAGACGCCGGTATGTCCGGACTGTCGAGGACAACACGAACTACGGTATTGTGACGTCTTCAAGGCGAAATCGCCCAGGGAGCGTCTCGACACAGCCAAACGGGCGTCGCTCT GGACCGAACCACCGAAAACCGACTCATTGACCTCGCCCCCGTCCGGCCCACTCCACCGCGATTTGTTAGTCACCGCACAGGTCAACATACTGGACAATAGAACTCAACCGTTCCGCTGTAGAGCTCTGCTAGACACCGGCGCGAGCATGAACTTCATCACCGAGAGACTCGCCAATTCGTTGAGACTCAACCAACGGAAATGTTCGGTCCCGATCGGAACACTTAACACGTTGTCAACGACTTCGAAACGCTACATCACGGCCACGATCACCTCCGTTGACGGCACATACGAACGCACCTGGACTTTTCTAATCATACCGACCATATCGACTTCGATCCCAGATCAACCCGTAGATCGGTCAACGATACAGATACCCAGAAATCTACGACTAGCCGATCCAAGATTCCACAGACCTGCTCCGATCGACGTGCTATTGAGCGCCGGGCCAACACTAGCGTCACTGTGTGTCGGCCAACTTGATATCAGTCAAGCAAACGGGACCGACTTGCGTCTGCAAAAAACGCGGTTCGGATGGGTCATCGGGGGGAGCCCAGCCTCGCAACCACCCGCACACGCATTTCACGCGTCCACGACGGCCTTGCAGGCGGATCTCGCCCGTTTTTGGGAAATCGACGAGGGACCGCCCACCGCGCACATTTCGGAAGCGGAGCGACAGTGCGAGGAACATTTCCGGAATCACGTTCAACGCACCCACGAAGGGCGATACATGGTCGCTCTCCCCTTCAACGAGACAACTCCCTCGCTTGGATCCTCCAGAGCCATGGCGATGAAGCGACTAATATCTCTCTGCCGTCGGTTCCAACGAGATAAGCGTTTCGAAGCCGACTATCACGCCGTAATACAGGAATACTTGGCATTAGGGCACATGACGAAAGTTACCACGGACCACTGCACTGACGACGGATATTTTTTACCACATCATGGCGTGATCAAGGAGTCCAGCCAAACTACGAAACTCCGAGTCGTGTTTGACGGATCGGCCCCAACCACCACCGGAGTTTCATTAAACGACGTACTTCATACGGGACCGAAACTACAAGATGATTTATACTCCATCCTTTTAAGATTTCGAGCTCATCAATACGTCATTACAGGCGATGTCGAAAAAATGTATCGCCAATTTCTTGTGCGCCCGGAGGATcggaaatttcaacaaattttgtGGCGCAATGCTGATGGAGAAGTCGACACTTATCAACTCAACACAGTGACATTCGGGCTCTCAGCGGCCCCTTATCTGGCCATCCGCTGCCTCAAGCAACTGGCGGACGACGAGGGGCATCGATATCCACGAGCGGCGACAGTCTTACAGCGAGACTTCTATGTCGACGATGTTCTCACAGGAGTCGATACAAGGGTCGAGGCACAATCATTGAGAACGGAGCTCACAGAACTGCTCAAGCTAGCCGGCTTAAACATCCGGAAATGGGCGTCGAACGACCGGGAACTGCTACGAGGATTTCCCGAGACGGACATAAACGATAAGCTGCTACTAGGCGAATCGCAAACCTTCAAGACATTGGGTGTTGTTTGGAATTCCTTCGACGATTCGATCCTATACTCCGTCAAAACCAATGATGCCGACTCTCGAATTACGAAGAGAACCATCAGCTCCGAAATCGCCAAGATCTACGACCCGCTCGGATTGCTGGCACCAGTAATTGTTCGAGCTAAGATGTTGCTCCAGCGACTCTGGacactaaaaattaattgggaCGAATCCTTACCGGCTGACGTGCACACGGAATGGAGCAAATATTACGCACAGCTGCCATTATTGAATAACGTGGAGTTTCCACGTAAAACGATAATCAACCCCGCAGCGGAAATTCAGTTACACGGGTTCTGTGACGCCAGCGAAAGGGCATATGGAGCATGCGTTTACCTTCGCACCATCACCCTGGATGGTCAGGTCTGTACACGTCTCCTCACTGCGAAGTCGAAGGTAGCTCCGCTCAAATCACTAACCATTCCAAGGCTGGAACTGAGTGGAGCACTCCTTCTCGCGTCACTAGCCACCACGGTCCTCCAAGCCTTGCCAAGCAACATTGCTCGGACCGTTTACTGGACTGACTCCACAATCGTTCTACATTGGATCAACACATCACCCCACACGCTGAAAACCTTCGTCGCTAACCGTGTGACAGAAATTCAACGGAAGACTCACGCCTCAGATTGGCGTCACATCCCCACTACCGATAACCCGGCAGATCTCATATCTCGAGGCCAACTACCCGAAGACTTCCTGAAAACAACCATTTGGCAACATGGACCAGAATGGCTTCAACAACCGGAAGAATACTGGCCAACGTGGAACCCAGTACCGTTAAACGAAACACCGGAGCAGAAAAGGGCAACCTGTCTGTCCGCGACGCCGGCGGACCACAGCATACTGGGGAGATTCTCCTCTTGGCCCAAGCTTATAAGAATTGCCGCTCGGTGCCTTCGATGGAGACAAACCCGGGATCGAGGCAAACCTCTGACCATGCACGAGTTGACCAATGCACACAACAGATTAATCAAACTATTGCAAGCCTGTTATTTTTCAGACGAAATCCGTGCTCTCCGGTCAGATAGAAATTCGGCAATGAAGGGGAAGCTCCAAAGACTCAATCCATTTCTGGACAAGGACGGGATGCTGCGCGTCGGAGGCCGACTCAGTCATTCACCAATGCCTTTCAACCAGAAGCATCCAATAATTCTACCCAAATCCTCAGTTACCGCGCTCATAATCGAGCATGAACACCTCCTAAATCTCCACACCGGAACTCAAGCTACCTTGTACGCCCTAAGGAGATCCTATTGGCCTATCGACGGCCGCAGTCAAGTTTGGAGCACGCTGAAGAAGTGCGTCCGTTGCTGCCGAGCCAATCCCCCTCCAGTGGATTATATAATGGGCGACCTTCCAGCTGCCCGGATAACAGAGTCTCGGCCATTTACCAACGTCGGAATCGACTACTGCGGACCGTTTTACATCAAGGAACGAAAGGATCGCAACCGACTCAAAATCAAGGTATACGTAGCGATCTTTGTGTGTCTTGCAGTTAAAGCAGTCCACATCGAGTTGGTCAGCGATCTCACTAGCGAGGCCTTCATTGCTGCTCTGCGGAGATTCATCGCTCGCCGCGGATTCTGTGGGACAATCTACTCCGACAACGGTACCAACTTCGTTGGTGCCAACAACGAATTACGAGAGCTCCGAAATCTCCTGCAATCCGACGATCACAAGGCACAGGTCCAGTCCTTTTTAGCCGACCGACGGATCGAATGGCACTTCATCCCTCCCAACTTACCTCACTTCGGCGGGTTGTGGGAGGCTGCAGTGAAGTCTTTCAAACGACATCTCAGACGGGTCGCCGGTAACGAGCTCTTGACCTTCGAAAACCTTAACACCCTCATCATTGAGATCGAGTCCATCCTCAACTCCCGCCCGCTGACGCCGATATCTTCAGACCCAAACGATCTCCTAGTTCTTACTCCCGGTCATTTCCTCATCGGAGATTCACTAACCAGTTTCCGAGAACGAGATTTCAGGGACACGCCATCCAATCGTCTCTCCTGCTGGCAGCATATTCAGAAACTCAAACAACACTTCTGGCGCCGGTGGCATCGAGAGTATCTCAACGAGCTACATATCCGGAACAAATGGAACAAGGGCAGTCACGACATACGAGAAGGCACCATCGTCCTTCTCAGAGAAGACAATGTTCCCCCGATGCAATGGCCATTGGGCAGAATCATCAAGGCCCAACCCGGCGCAGACGGCATCATACGCACGGCTATCGTTCGAACAGCGACAAGTACCCTCGAACGGAGCATCAAGCGGATGGTACCACTACCGAGCAGAACGACTCCAGACGACTCCGAACCAATCAACAGTCCGAAGTCTGATAAGAGGTCCACCTGA